The following coding sequences lie in one Aspergillus puulaauensis MK2 DNA, chromosome 3, nearly complete sequence genomic window:
- a CDS encoding acetate uptake transporter family protein (COG:S;~EggNog:ENOG410PK2V;~InterPro:IPR000791;~PFAM:PF01184;~TransMembrane:6 (i58-75o95-114i126-145o157-178i185-204o224-243i);~go_component: GO:0016021 - integral component of membrane [Evidence IEA]): MSDYEHAKSAAHGLDNGWDHIAQTRTSNAHQQGTLHDAHQATVSQVARPEFMKLGNPGPLGLLAFAITTFVVGLYECGAGLPNSNPEGDVGPNQAAFGIVMFMGGTAQVLAGLMEFRVGNTFGTTVHCAYGAFWLSYGMFLLPHLGIEDAYKGDKRAYTFAIGIYLILWCFLTFLFFLAALRTNFAILSVFITLILAYLFLSLANFTATEHATASVRLNKTGGALAVVCATCAFYAGASGLMVPETTWVRFPLGEIEGP, encoded by the exons ATGTCCGACTACGAACACGCAAAATCGGCTGCCCACGGGCTAGATAACGGCTGGGACCACATCGCCCAGACCAGGACAAGCAACGCACATCAACAGGGGACTTTACACGATGCCCACCAGGCCACCGTATCGCAAGTGGCCCGGCCCGAGTTTATGAAACTTGGAAACCCCGGTCCCCTTGGGCTTCTCGCTTTCGCAATCACGAcgtttgttgttggactCTATGAATGCGGTGCTGG TCTCCCCAACTCGAACCCAGAGGGCGACGTCGGCCCCAACCAAGCTGCCTTTGGCATTGTGATGTTTATGGGTGGCACCGCTCAAGTCCTCGCCGGACTGATGGAGTTTCGTGTTGGAAATACGTTTGGAACAACGGTCCATTGCGCTTATGGTGCATTCTGGCTGAGTTATGGGATGTTCCTTCTCCCACATCTCGGTATCGAAGATGCCTACAAAGGTGACAAGAGAGCCTACACATTTGCCATCGGGATATACTTGATCTTGTGGTGTTTTCTTACattcctgttcttccttgCTGCTCTCCGTACGAACTTTGCTATTTTGTCGGTCTTTATTACACTCATTCTCGCCTATCTGTTTCTTAGCCTTGCCAACTTCACGGCTACAGAGCATGCTACTGCCAGTGTGCGTCTGAATAAGACAGGCGGTGCTCTTGCGGTTGTTTGCGCTACTTGTGCTTTCTATGCTGGCGCGTCAGGCCTTATGGTTCCTGAAACAACTTGGGTTCGCTTCCCACTTGGTGAGATTGAGGGGCCATGA